In Candidatus Dependentiae bacterium, a genomic segment contains:
- a CDS encoding peptidase E, giving the protein MSTKTIIAIGGAGFSRVGFAVERYLLEQTGKQNPKVLFIPTASGDGPYYITLFYETFNQLPCIPRHLSLFSLPKNIDLERFVLEHDLIYVGGGNTKNMLALWRMWGLDLILRKAWEKGIVLSGTSAGSLCWFEQGITDSLPHKLTVLECLGFLPGSNCPHYNDESDRRPLYHEYLLSGEICSGVAQDQSVLLHYRETSLYKVVSTKFSQRAYDVKCLNGSILESQIEPGLLE; this is encoded by the coding sequence ATGAGTACAAAAACAATTATAGCAATTGGTGGTGCTGGTTTTTCGCGTGTAGGATTTGCAGTAGAGCGTTATTTACTTGAGCAAACTGGTAAGCAAAATCCTAAAGTTCTTTTTATTCCAACGGCATCTGGCGATGGACCGTATTATATAACTCTTTTTTATGAAACGTTTAATCAGTTGCCTTGTATTCCTCGACATTTATCGTTGTTTAGCTTGCCAAAAAACATAGACTTAGAACGTTTTGTGTTGGAGCATGATCTTATTTATGTTGGTGGTGGAAATACTAAAAACATGCTTGCGTTGTGGCGCATGTGGGGATTGGATCTTATTTTACGTAAGGCCTGGGAAAAAGGAATTGTTCTTTCTGGAACGAGTGCTGGATCATTGTGTTGGTTTGAACAAGGAATAACAGATTCGCTTCCTCATAAATTAACTGTTTTAGAATGCCTTGGTTTTTTACCGGGAAGTAATTGTCCTCATTACAACGATGAGAGTGATCGAAGGCCGTTGTATCATGAATATCTTTTGTCTGGAGAGATTTGTTCTGGTGTTGCTCAGGATCAATCAGTGCTGCTTCATTACAGAGAAACAAGTTTATATAAAGTTGTTTCAACAAAATTTTCTCAACGGGCGTATGACGTAAAGTGTTTAAATGGTTCAATTCTTGAATCTCAGATAGAACCAGGATTGCTGGAATAG
- a CDS encoding ATP-dependent DNA ligase, translated as MLFSDLVAVFEKIESQSGRTEITKILSGLLVSLDAQEARFVSYLISGMLYPVYQSTAFNLAEKTLSPLFAEWLVLDANEWRLKVGSSKDLAEAFSVSHKRIEPLPGRSILMIYDALVAIEKTTGSASKEKKAALLKSLLDESSAQESKVIIRIILGVLRLGFSEMTFIDALSWMLCGSKKYSQKIEDAFNVCADIGLITYQLKLFGIQGLDTIVITPGIPVRPAAAERMSDPEAIFNKLGECVSQPKLDGFRLQVHKFVDVTGEVVVKFFSRNLQEKSDVFPELTQAVLAIPEQTLIAEGEAICYDVNTGSFLPFQETAKRGRKHLDEDVVQSHPLKFFVFDILWAQGKSLIDLPNYERRAVLEKVIPAGDVIAPISQVVCSSGAHVDASFLHAISEGLEGIVVKRNDTPYTPGKRNFNWIKLKRKETGELADTVDAVVLGYYFGKGSRSLLGIGAVLLGVYNQTSCLFESIARCGSGPTELEWAGLKELCDRFSFDHKPGNVLVSREHAPDVWVVPEIVVVVRADEITISPLHKAGKTDTELGYALRFPRIMQTRDDKQAIDVTTVDEIKRLFELQRNK; from the coding sequence ATGTTGTTTTCTGATCTTGTGGCAGTGTTTGAAAAAATAGAAAGCCAAAGCGGAAGAACAGAAATAACAAAGATTCTCTCAGGGCTTCTTGTGTCATTAGACGCGCAAGAAGCTCGTTTTGTTTCATACCTTATTTCAGGGATGTTGTATCCAGTATATCAATCTACCGCATTTAATTTGGCAGAAAAAACGCTGTCTCCGTTGTTTGCAGAATGGCTAGTGCTTGATGCGAATGAGTGGCGATTGAAAGTTGGTTCGTCTAAGGACTTGGCAGAGGCTTTTAGTGTTTCGCATAAAAGGATTGAGCCTTTGCCTGGGCGTTCGATTTTGATGATTTATGATGCACTTGTTGCGATAGAAAAAACAACTGGATCTGCATCAAAGGAAAAAAAAGCTGCATTGTTAAAATCCTTATTGGATGAGAGTTCGGCGCAAGAATCAAAAGTTATTATAAGAATTATTTTAGGGGTTTTGCGACTTGGTTTTTCTGAGATGACTTTTATTGATGCGCTTTCGTGGATGCTGTGTGGATCGAAAAAATATTCTCAAAAAATAGAAGATGCGTTTAATGTTTGTGCAGACATTGGTTTGATTACGTATCAATTAAAATTATTTGGCATTCAGGGATTGGATACGATTGTTATCACCCCTGGCATTCCAGTAAGACCCGCAGCTGCTGAGCGCATGTCAGATCCTGAAGCTATTTTTAATAAATTGGGAGAATGTGTTTCGCAGCCAAAGTTAGATGGATTTCGTTTGCAGGTACATAAATTTGTAGATGTTACTGGTGAAGTTGTTGTGAAATTTTTTTCACGAAATTTGCAAGAAAAATCAGATGTCTTTCCAGAGCTTACTCAAGCGGTTTTAGCCATTCCAGAGCAAACTTTAATTGCAGAGGGAGAAGCAATTTGTTATGACGTTAATACGGGAAGCTTTTTGCCTTTTCAGGAAACGGCAAAGCGAGGCAGGAAGCATTTGGATGAAGATGTTGTGCAGTCACATCCGCTAAAATTTTTTGTTTTTGATATTTTGTGGGCTCAGGGTAAAAGTTTAATAGACCTTCCAAATTATGAGCGACGAGCAGTTCTTGAAAAAGTTATTCCAGCTGGAGATGTGATTGCTCCGATATCGCAAGTTGTTTGTTCGTCTGGAGCACACGTTGATGCATCTTTTTTGCATGCGATTTCTGAAGGGCTAGAAGGAATTGTTGTAAAGCGAAATGATACGCCATACACCCCGGGAAAGCGAAATTTTAATTGGATAAAATTAAAACGAAAAGAAACCGGAGAGCTTGCAGATACTGTTGATGCAGTTGTGTTGGGCTATTATTTCGGCAAGGGCAGCCGAAGTCTTTTGGGCATTGGGGCTGTTCTTTTGGGTGTGTATAATCAGACTTCGTGTCTTTTTGAGTCGATTGCGCGATGTGGCAGTGGTCCAACGGAGCTTGAATGGGCAGGGCTTAAAGAACTCTGTGATCGTTTTTCTTTTGACCATAAACCAGGAAATGTTTTGGTTTCCCGTGAGCACGCTCCTGATGTTTGGGTGGTTCCAGAAATAGTTGTTGTTGTCAGGGCAGATGAAATTACTATTTCGCCGTTACACAAGGCGGGAAAAACAGATACCGAATTGGGCTATGCATTACGATTTCCGCGTATTATGCAAACGCGAGATGATAAGCAAGCGATTGATGTAACAACAGTTGATGAAATTAAGCGATTATTTGAATTGCAGAGGAATAAATGA
- the secD gene encoding protein translocase subunit SecD, with protein MELQMKAKKSLFFGVPDFYLWIVGFFAATVFLVSFDKNKFLSSDAPMHERFFRSLRIPSLNLGIDLQGGVRLVYSVDVDKAVENRLSEYGKRIDAVLKKVKKVSKPVQKNLSAAGIEYSFKSVDDANAFANLIKEQVKELAVVVEASVVKVVLSPTEEKELRSTSVDQTIGVLRARLDNFSVRGLSIFKHGSHSLVIQLPGVSSADDVKATITKTARLEFKSVERQGRTQEELLDAYDGVIPVDRMMVPSFSDLLGGENDSPVGWCLVSVFPDLTGDRIDSARLDHGEDGRPCIAFGLNMQGARELREFSRDNIGKDVAIIIDNRVISVVRIQGELGANNRITGNFTLDHIAKFSLLLKSGALLAPLKMEQESVVGAELGEDALRMGLFACLLSMFMLFVFGLFYYGYAGLLAFSALVYNFLLTLTMLSAFNATLTLPGIVGMVLGVGMAIDSSVLIYERIKELLASGVTFNDAVTRGFSGALKVIFESSGATMLTALILLKFGSPSIKGFAVTLIIGIISTMLSGVLFLKSAFTYLVDKRDSCWIRF; from the coding sequence GGATTTTTACCTCTGGATTGTTGGTTTTTTTGCAGCAACAGTATTTCTTGTCTCTTTTGATAAAAATAAATTTTTGAGCTCTGATGCTCCCATGCATGAGCGATTTTTTCGATCCCTCAGAATTCCTTCATTAAATCTTGGTATTGACTTACAAGGTGGTGTTCGTCTTGTGTATAGTGTTGATGTTGATAAAGCAGTTGAAAATAGGCTGTCTGAATATGGCAAACGCATTGACGCTGTTCTTAAAAAAGTTAAAAAAGTTTCTAAGCCGGTACAAAAAAATCTTTCTGCTGCTGGCATTGAGTATAGTTTTAAGTCTGTTGATGACGCGAATGCTTTTGCAAATCTTATTAAAGAACAAGTTAAAGAGCTTGCTGTTGTGGTTGAAGCCTCGGTGGTAAAAGTTGTCCTTTCTCCTACTGAAGAAAAAGAGTTGCGATCCACTTCTGTTGATCAAACAATTGGTGTTTTAAGGGCGCGTTTAGATAACTTTAGCGTTCGTGGATTGAGTATTTTTAAGCATGGAAGCCACAGTCTTGTTATTCAGTTGCCAGGGGTTTCTTCTGCTGATGATGTAAAAGCAACAATTACAAAAACAGCTCGACTTGAATTTAAGTCAGTTGAGCGACAAGGAAGAACACAAGAAGAGCTTCTTGATGCATATGATGGAGTTATTCCTGTTGATCGTATGATGGTTCCTTCTTTCTCGGATTTGCTTGGTGGGGAAAATGATTCTCCTGTCGGCTGGTGCTTGGTTTCGGTGTTTCCTGATTTAACTGGCGATCGTATTGACAGTGCTCGACTTGACCATGGTGAAGATGGCCGTCCGTGCATTGCGTTTGGACTTAATATGCAGGGAGCGCGAGAGCTTCGTGAATTTAGCCGAGATAACATTGGTAAAGACGTTGCTATTATTATTGATAATCGTGTTATTTCTGTCGTTCGTATTCAAGGGGAACTTGGCGCGAATAATAGAATTACTGGAAACTTTACGCTTGATCATATTGCAAAATTTTCGCTTTTACTTAAATCTGGTGCGTTGTTAGCACCATTAAAGATGGAGCAAGAGAGCGTGGTTGGTGCAGAACTTGGTGAAGACGCTTTAAGAATGGGGCTGTTTGCTTGTCTGCTTTCTATGTTCATGCTGTTTGTTTTTGGTCTTTTTTATTATGGATATGCAGGTCTTTTAGCTTTCTCTGCATTGGTTTATAATTTCCTTCTTACATTGACGATGTTGTCTGCGTTTAATGCAACGCTCACGCTTCCTGGTATTGTTGGTATGGTTCTTGGTGTTGGTATGGCGATTGACTCTTCGGTTTTGATTTACGAACGAATTAAAGAATTGCTCGCTTCTGGGGTTACTTTTAATGATGCAGTTACTCGTGGATTTTCTGGCGCGTTGAAGGTTATCTTCGAATCGAGTGGTGCTACAATGTTAACAGCATTAATTTTGTTAAAATTTGGCTCTCCAAGCATAAAAGGATTTGCAGTTACTTTAATTATTGGTATAATTTCTACCATGTTATCAGGCGTTCTTTTCTTGAAGTCGGCGTTTACTTATCTTGTTGATAAGCGCGATTCTTGTTGGATTCGTTTTTAA